From the Caballeronia sp. NK8 genome, one window contains:
- a CDS encoding TetR/AcrR family transcriptional regulator, giving the protein MRFEKGHKAATRQHILEVASKSFRRAGVSAAGISGIMGAAGLTNGAFYLHFASKEELVREAVGSALAERQLDLEEKLQAGADLEKVIRSYLSQAHREDLACGCPSAALLPELGRHSVPIRQTYENGLRSFVATLAALLPDADSKSADRRAAAIFALMVGTLQLARAVPDAARAEEILEGGVEAALVLARESQE; this is encoded by the coding sequence ATGCGTTTCGAAAAAGGTCACAAAGCCGCGACCCGGCAGCATATCCTCGAGGTCGCCTCGAAAAGCTTCCGGCGCGCGGGAGTTTCGGCTGCGGGCATCAGCGGGATCATGGGAGCGGCCGGCCTGACCAACGGCGCTTTCTATCTCCACTTCGCCTCCAAAGAGGAGCTCGTCCGCGAGGCAGTCGGAAGCGCGCTCGCGGAGAGGCAACTGGACCTCGAAGAGAAACTCCAAGCCGGCGCTGACCTTGAGAAAGTGATTCGAAGCTACCTAAGTCAAGCGCATCGCGAGGACCTGGCATGCGGTTGTCCTTCGGCAGCTTTGCTTCCGGAACTTGGTCGACACTCGGTGCCGATACGGCAAACCTATGAAAATGGATTGCGAAGCTTTGTTGCGACGTTGGCCGCATTGCTCCCAGACGCAGATTCGAAATCGGCGGATCGTCGGGCAGCTGCCATCTTTGCTCTCATGGTGGGCACCCTTCAGCTGGCGCGCGCCGTGCCAGACGCTGCACGCGCGGAGGAAATCCTGGAAGGCGGCGTCGAGGCAGCCCTCGTCCTTGCACGCGAGTCACAAGAATGA
- a CDS encoding tyrosine-type recombinase/integrase: MEAIEVVGARRVPWNKGRLTGQKPPLKLKEIWAIRIRLQLAGKTRELAMFNLAIDSKLRACDLTKLRVSDICLGSRVAPRATVMQQKTQRPVQFEITEQTRASAEAWIQAAGLSSGDYLFQSRIHGSLHLSTRQYARLVHRWIRSIGLDDTAYGTHTMRRTKASLIYRRTKNLRAVQLLLGHTKLESTVRYLGIEVDDALEMAEQTEV; encoded by the coding sequence ATGGAAGCGATTGAGGTTGTAGGCGCGCGCCGCGTGCCTTGGAACAAGGGCAGGCTGACGGGGCAGAAGCCGCCGCTGAAGCTCAAGGAAATCTGGGCGATTCGTATCCGCCTGCAGCTTGCGGGCAAGACGCGGGAGCTGGCGATGTTCAATTTGGCGATCGACAGCAAACTGCGAGCGTGCGATCTCACGAAGTTGCGAGTGTCCGACATCTGTCTGGGCTCTCGTGTGGCGCCCCGGGCAACCGTTATGCAGCAGAAGACGCAGCGGCCGGTGCAGTTCGAGATCACAGAGCAGACTCGCGCGAGCGCTGAAGCGTGGATCCAGGCGGCGGGACTTTCGTCGGGCGACTATCTGTTTCAGAGCAGGATTCACGGCTCCCTGCATCTCTCGACCCGTCAGTACGCTCGACTGGTCCATCGCTGGATCAGATCAATCGGACTCGACGATACGGCCTACGGAACGCATACGATGCGGCGAACGAAGGCGTCACTGATATACCGGCGCACCAAGAATCTACGGGCAGTTCAGCTCCTGCTAGGGCACACCAAGCTTGAAAGCACCGTACGGTATCTCGGCATCGAGGTCGACGATGCGCTTGAGATGGCGGAACAGACCGAGGTGTGA
- a CDS encoding bifunctional 2-polyprenyl-6-hydroxyphenol methylase/3-demethylubiquinol 3-O-methyltransferase UbiG, producing MSINVLGTEGYAQHAEVLASAWQGIRFEDHHRPVLHLIPDAPSRILDVGAGMGRDAAAFASMGHAVLAVEPVDELRAAARNLYPNSSVVWLDDSLPDLCLVCKRASTFDVVMVTAVWMHLDEVQRRRGMSTIYDLLIDGGVVILSLRHGPCPEGRRMFDVSAAETIELAEGLRLKLLLNVPSGSVQQGNRTMGVTWTRLAFGK from the coding sequence ATGTCGATCAACGTTTTGGGAACCGAGGGTTATGCCCAGCATGCCGAGGTTTTGGCTAGCGCATGGCAAGGGATTCGATTCGAAGACCACCACCGACCAGTTCTGCACCTGATCCCTGACGCACCGTCACGCATCCTCGATGTCGGAGCCGGCATGGGGCGCGACGCTGCCGCATTTGCATCGATGGGGCACGCGGTGTTGGCGGTTGAACCCGTCGACGAACTTCGGGCCGCTGCTAGGAACTTGTATCCGAATTCCAGCGTTGTCTGGCTCGACGACAGCCTGCCCGATCTCTGCCTCGTCTGCAAAAGGGCGAGCACGTTCGACGTCGTCATGGTTACGGCGGTATGGATGCACCTCGACGAAGTCCAACGTCGCCGAGGCATGAGCACAATCTATGATCTCCTGATCGATGGTGGCGTCGTCATTTTGTCGTTGCGCCATGGGCCGTGCCCGGAGGGACGGCGCATGTTCGACGTTTCCGCGGCGGAGACGATCGAACTCGCCGAAGGCCTTCGTCTCAAGCTTCTGCTCAACGTACCCAGCGGCTCGGTCCAGCAAGGAAACAGGACCATGGGAGTGACCTGGACGCGCCTTGCTTTCGGGAAGTGA
- a CDS encoding GNAT family N-acetyltransferase: MASKSIRRATADDVPILTQVRNDAHAKKVTYRDYAWGKDGDGFSENWVRNNVSQKEVYVVELEGTLVATFSLVLDEDGHWGEQDPIAGYIHGLSVRKGFNGRGLGSFMLDWCGNKISVLNRRFIRLDCAAENARPCAYYESLGFIRAGRYVEPGGIGYVWSLYEKEAKPLRERRAASGERRAASGERPGF; the protein is encoded by the coding sequence ATGGCCTCGAAAAGCATACGCCGGGCAACGGCGGATGACGTACCCATACTTACACAGGTACGAAACGATGCGCATGCAAAAAAGGTCACGTACCGCGACTACGCGTGGGGAAAAGACGGGGACGGGTTTTCCGAAAACTGGGTGCGAAACAATGTCTCTCAAAAGGAAGTGTATGTCGTTGAACTGGAAGGCACTTTAGTCGCAACGTTTTCGCTCGTCCTAGATGAAGACGGGCATTGGGGAGAGCAAGACCCGATCGCCGGCTATATTCATGGTCTTTCTGTCCGGAAGGGCTTCAACGGACGGGGACTCGGCAGCTTCATGCTTGATTGGTGCGGTAACAAAATCAGCGTCTTGAATCGGCGCTTTATTCGACTCGACTGCGCCGCCGAGAACGCAAGGCCGTGCGCATACTACGAGTCGCTTGGATTCATCCGCGCAGGGCGGTACGTCGAGCCAGGAGGCATCGGCTATGTATGGTCCCTCTACGAAAAGGAGGCGAAGCCGCTGCGCGAGCGGCGAGCGGCGAGCGGCGAGCGGCGAGCGGCGAGCGGCGAGCGGCCAGGCTTTTGA
- the wecB gene encoding non-hydrolyzing UDP-N-acetylglucosamine 2-epimerase → MKKRKVLVTVGTRPEAVKMAPLIARFQKENWAECRVLATGQHRGMLDQMLDLFKIHADVDLDIMQPNQSLPQLTSRLITRLDQVLEEEKPDVLLAQGDTTTVLTAALACFYRRIPFGHVEAGLRTGDLDNPFPEEMNRVVASRLARWHFAPTERSRQNLLGEGVDDASIFVTGNTVIDALLDVAGRCDEEVPYRGDRRLILVTSHRRENFGEGFRNILRAIRAVADANEDTHILYPVHPNPNVRDPAYEHLGDHPRIMLCEPLSYLPFVAAMKQAYLILTDSGGVQEEAPALGKPVLVLRRETERPEAVEHEVVKLVGTDFDEIVSSVQRLLDDPAEYKRMARGVSPYGDGLASGRIVDVLKQHFRA, encoded by the coding sequence GTGAAAAAACGCAAGGTCTTAGTAACAGTTGGGACGCGTCCCGAAGCGGTCAAGATGGCGCCGCTCATCGCGCGATTCCAGAAGGAAAATTGGGCGGAGTGTCGCGTGCTCGCGACTGGGCAGCACCGTGGCATGCTGGATCAGATGCTCGATCTGTTCAAGATCCATGCGGATGTCGATCTCGACATCATGCAGCCGAACCAGTCCTTGCCGCAGCTGACTTCGCGTCTGATCACGCGACTCGATCAGGTCCTCGAAGAGGAGAAACCGGACGTCCTGCTCGCTCAAGGCGATACCACGACCGTGCTCACGGCCGCGCTCGCGTGCTTCTATCGGCGTATCCCGTTCGGTCATGTCGAAGCAGGACTTCGAACCGGGGATCTCGACAACCCGTTCCCGGAAGAGATGAACCGAGTCGTGGCCAGCCGGCTCGCGCGCTGGCATTTCGCGCCGACGGAGCGCTCACGGCAAAACCTTCTCGGGGAAGGCGTCGACGACGCCTCGATCTTTGTGACCGGCAATACCGTCATCGACGCGCTCCTGGATGTGGCCGGACGCTGCGATGAGGAAGTGCCTTATCGAGGCGATCGCCGTCTGATTCTCGTCACGTCGCACCGCCGGGAGAACTTTGGCGAAGGCTTCAGGAACATCCTGCGAGCTATCAGGGCGGTGGCCGACGCCAACGAAGATACGCACATTCTCTATCCTGTGCATCCCAATCCGAATGTGCGGGATCCGGCTTACGAACATCTGGGCGACCATCCGCGCATTATGCTTTGCGAGCCGCTGTCCTACTTGCCCTTCGTCGCCGCGATGAAACAGGCATACCTGATCCTGACGGACTCGGGCGGCGTGCAGGAAGAGGCGCCTGCGCTAGGCAAGCCCGTGCTGGTATTGCGCCGCGAGACCGAGCGTCCCGAGGCGGTCGAGCATGAGGTGGTGAAGCTCGTAGGGACCGACTTCGACGAGATCGTCTCCAGCGTTCAACGGCTTCTCGATGATCCCGCCGAGTACAAGCGCATGGCGCGGGGCGTGTCGCCTTATGGCGATGGACTGGCTTCGGGCCGAATCGTCGATGTCCTGAAGCAACACTTCCGAGCGTGA
- a CDS encoding ABC transporter permease, giving the protein MTKIGFSWKLFREFPWASETFHFLMSFTVLAEFAAHIYGKIHWTVDFLPVIFIAVVLVTAGVGWLFAVTGVYIRNHTYVTGLLSSMLIFLSPIFLLAEQSGARIPRMILANPLTFIIEHARVVLVNGAIPDLLGVARYIVGSIIFRWLCLAWFQKAREGFTDVHKPLAKPVELFCPWSFRGHDRSIASSQDTGP; this is encoded by the coding sequence GTGACGAAAATAGGCTTCTCCTGGAAATTATTCCGTGAATTTCCGTGGGCGTCGGAAACGTTTCACTTCCTGATGAGTTTCACTGTGTTGGCAGAGTTCGCGGCGCATATATATGGAAAAATTCACTGGACCGTTGATTTTCTGCCGGTGATCTTCATCGCTGTCGTATTGGTAACCGCCGGAGTGGGCTGGCTCTTCGCCGTCACCGGCGTCTACATTCGTAATCATACTTATGTGACCGGACTGCTCTCTTCGATGCTGATCTTCCTGTCGCCGATCTTTTTACTTGCTGAACAGTCTGGCGCCCGCATTCCGCGCATGATTCTTGCCAATCCTCTTACGTTTATCATCGAGCACGCGCGTGTCGTGCTGGTCAATGGCGCGATCCCCGATTTGTTGGGCGTCGCCCGTTACATCGTCGGCAGTATCATCTTCCGTTGGCTTTGCCTGGCATGGTTTCAGAAGGCGCGAGAAGGGTTCACGGACGTGCATAAACCGCTCGCGAAACCAGTTGAATTGTTTTGCCCGTGGTCTTTTCGAGGGCATGATCGGAGCATCGCTTCGTCACAAGATACGGGGCCGTGA
- a CDS encoding DUF2242 domain-containing protein, with protein sequence MPMPSPRLVFASLGLIALAACGGRNAVAPSYQQELFSTGASPFAHNFDATVNETCEAARRALLSQGFLTTMGQPDTVDATKNFQPSAETHVAVSFHVVCTPGENATNQSIAYVNAVQDGYALKKSDTSASVGLSVLGSLSLPIRSNSDAMVKISSETVPAGKFYDRFFNLMGHYLNTVPRSAPVAADEVKSKPLAPSLIVNSPELTPTPIVVQTPAAATAIQASDAVAAGASAAEAAAAAAPSAAAPSAPRTTATQ encoded by the coding sequence ATGCCCATGCCGTCGCCGCGCCTTGTTTTCGCCTCTCTCGGACTGATCGCCCTCGCCGCCTGCGGAGGGCGCAACGCGGTCGCGCCGAGCTATCAACAGGAATTGTTCAGCACCGGCGCGAGCCCGTTCGCGCACAACTTCGACGCCACCGTCAATGAAACCTGCGAGGCCGCGCGCCGGGCGCTGCTGTCGCAGGGATTTCTCACGACGATGGGCCAGCCCGACACCGTCGATGCCACCAAGAACTTCCAGCCGAGCGCCGAGACACACGTCGCCGTGTCCTTTCATGTGGTCTGCACGCCGGGCGAGAACGCGACGAACCAGAGCATCGCGTATGTGAATGCCGTGCAGGACGGCTATGCGCTCAAGAAAAGCGATACGTCGGCGAGTGTCGGACTGAGCGTGCTCGGCTCGCTCTCACTGCCGATCCGCTCGAACAGCGACGCGATGGTCAAGATCTCGAGCGAGACCGTGCCGGCGGGCAAGTTCTACGACCGTTTTTTCAATCTGATGGGCCATTACCTGAACACGGTGCCGCGCAGCGCGCCCGTCGCCGCCGATGAAGTGAAGAGCAAGCCGCTCGCGCCGTCGCTCATCGTCAACTCGCCGGAACTCACGCCGACGCCGATCGTCGTGCAGACGCCCGCCGCCGCGACCGCGATTCAGGCGTCGGATGCGGTCGCGGCGGGCGCGTCGGCGGCGGAGGCGGCAGCGGCCGCAGCGCCATCGGCCGCAGCGCCATCGGCGCCACGCACCACCGCCACGCAATGA
- a CDS encoding D-(-)-3-hydroxybutyrate oligomer hydrolase: MKRIARFQRSQALQNVSRAAALGAFAVLAAATLAACHGGDDDNSSGQPTNTLPSFVSGSVNTQTYDGTSDDLLTAGLGKTGLASASAPGIANPAAPTAAELRRLAIYSNYRALVDMTANGGYGRFWGPNVDLNGNDTLGEGKIAGKEYIAYADDGSGTQNVSLLVQIPASFNPDQPCIVTATSSGSRGVYGAISAAGEWGLKRGCAVAYTDKGSGNGGHELATNLVTMIDGTLANANIAGTKAIFKANVDASALSSFNSAFPNRYAYKHAHSQQNPEKDWGKNTLQAIQFAYWALNDMFGPVSGSTHQVRYNTGSITTIAASVSNGGGASLAAAEQDTEGWITAVVVGEPQINLNLPSQVSVRQGGVPVGSFGRPLADYMTLANLLQPCAALAPAAAGAPYLTALPVATTNAIRTARCATLAVNGFIASGSTVTQATDALNKLHQAGYQTDSDTLQAPMWDSQAVPAVAVTYADAYMKASVLDNLCNFSFGTTNAATGAAGVTPIISPMPTLFGNGNGVPPTNGINLVYNAGNTGAADHRFATPDASYAGAACLRSLWTDGNATMVGSVNAIRVNANLRGKPAIIVQGRADALVPINHASRPYLGANRVAEGSKSQLSLYEITNGQHFDAFLSVAGFDTRFIPVHYYNIQALNLMWNHLKSNAPLPPSQVVRTVARGGTAGSAPALSVSNLPPIATDPGANAITVTGGAVNVPN; encoded by the coding sequence ATGAAAAGAATCGCGCGTTTCCAGAGATCGCAGGCTTTGCAGAACGTGTCGCGCGCGGCCGCGCTCGGCGCGTTCGCGGTGCTCGCGGCAGCGACGCTCGCCGCATGCCACGGCGGCGATGACGACAACAGCAGCGGCCAGCCGACGAACACCTTGCCGAGCTTCGTCTCCGGCTCGGTCAACACCCAGACCTACGACGGCACGTCCGACGACCTGCTGACCGCCGGTCTCGGCAAGACGGGCCTCGCGTCGGCGAGCGCGCCGGGCATCGCCAATCCGGCAGCGCCGACGGCAGCGGAATTGCGGCGCCTCGCCATCTACTCGAACTATCGTGCGCTCGTCGATATGACGGCGAACGGCGGCTACGGCCGGTTCTGGGGCCCGAACGTCGATCTGAACGGCAACGACACGCTCGGCGAGGGCAAGATCGCGGGCAAGGAATACATCGCTTACGCCGACGATGGCAGCGGCACGCAGAACGTCAGCCTGCTCGTGCAGATTCCGGCAAGCTTCAATCCGGATCAGCCGTGTATCGTCACCGCGACGTCGTCGGGATCGCGTGGCGTCTACGGCGCGATCTCGGCCGCGGGCGAGTGGGGCCTGAAGCGCGGCTGTGCGGTTGCCTACACCGACAAGGGCAGCGGCAACGGCGGCCACGAACTCGCGACCAATCTCGTCACGATGATCGACGGCACGCTTGCCAACGCGAATATCGCCGGGACCAAGGCGATCTTCAAGGCGAACGTCGACGCATCGGCGCTGTCGTCGTTCAATTCGGCATTCCCGAATCGCTACGCGTACAAGCACGCGCATTCGCAGCAAAACCCGGAAAAGGACTGGGGCAAGAACACCTTGCAGGCGATCCAGTTCGCGTACTGGGCGCTCAACGACATGTTCGGCCCGGTCAGCGGTTCGACGCATCAGGTGCGCTACAACACAGGCAGCATCACGACGATCGCGGCATCGGTGAGCAACGGCGGCGGCGCGTCGCTGGCGGCGGCCGAGCAGGATACCGAGGGCTGGATCACGGCGGTGGTCGTCGGCGAGCCGCAGATCAACCTGAACCTGCCGTCGCAGGTTTCGGTGCGGCAAGGCGGCGTGCCGGTCGGCTCGTTCGGGCGGCCGCTCGCGGATTACATGACGCTCGCCAATCTGCTGCAACCGTGCGCGGCGCTCGCGCCCGCCGCGGCCGGTGCGCCTTATCTGACGGCGCTGCCCGTGGCGACCACCAACGCGATCCGCACGGCGCGCTGTGCGACGCTCGCTGTCAACGGGTTCATCGCGAGCGGTAGCACCGTCACGCAGGCGACCGACGCGCTGAACAAGTTGCATCAGGCGGGCTACCAGACCGACTCGGACACGCTCCAGGCGCCGATGTGGGATTCGCAAGCGGTGCCCGCGGTGGCCGTCACCTATGCCGACGCCTACATGAAGGCGAGCGTGCTCGACAACCTGTGCAATTTCAGCTTCGGCACGACCAACGCGGCGACTGGGGCAGCGGGCGTGACGCCGATCATCTCGCCGATGCCGACGCTCTTTGGCAACGGCAACGGCGTGCCGCCGACCAACGGCATCAACCTCGTCTACAACGCGGGGAATACGGGTGCGGCGGATCATCGGTTCGCGACGCCCGACGCGAGCTACGCGGGCGCGGCGTGCCTGCGCTCGCTATGGACCGACGGCAATGCGACGATGGTGGGCAGCGTGAACGCGATCCGCGTGAACGCGAACCTGCGCGGCAAGCCCGCGATCATCGTGCAGGGCCGCGCGGATGCGCTCGTGCCGATCAATCACGCGTCGCGCCCGTATCTCGGCGCGAATCGCGTCGCGGAAGGAAGCAAGAGCCAGCTTTCGCTCTACGAGATCACGAACGGTCAGCATTTCGACGCGTTCCTCAGCGTGGCCGGCTTCGACACGCGCTTCATTCCGGTCCACTACTACAACATTCAGGCGCTGAACCTGATGTGGAATCACCTGAAGAGCAACGCGCCGCTGCCGCCTTCGCAAGTGGTACGCACGGTCGCGCGGGGCGGCACGGCGGGCTCGGCGCCGGCGCTTTCGGTATCGAACCTGCCGCCGATCGCAACCGATCCGGGTGCGAATGCCATCACGGTGACGGGCGGCGCCGTCAACGTGCCGAACTGA
- a CDS encoding BON domain-containing protein has product MKAVDLLKALGVVVCVAVASSAYAQSSDAAATSTDSAATAKAQKSATKKTDRKLGYDVRRALSKAQGFDVSHVYVRARSGAVVLTGTVPEGGQIAQAEEIAKGVTGVKSVSNKITLGVQGGGQ; this is encoded by the coding sequence ATGAAAGCAGTCGATCTGTTGAAAGCGCTGGGCGTGGTGGTGTGCGTGGCCGTGGCTTCGAGCGCCTATGCCCAATCGAGCGACGCGGCGGCCACCAGTACGGATTCGGCGGCAACGGCCAAAGCCCAGAAATCGGCAACGAAGAAGACCGACCGCAAGCTCGGCTACGACGTGCGCCGCGCGCTGTCGAAGGCGCAGGGCTTCGACGTGTCGCACGTCTACGTGCGCGCGCGCAGCGGCGCGGTCGTGCTGACGGGCACGGTGCCGGAAGGCGGCCAGATCGCCCAAGCGGAAGAAATCGCCAAGGGCGTGACGGGCGTGAAATCCGTGAGCAACAAGATCACGCTCGGCGTGCAAGGCGGCGGGCAATAA
- a CDS encoding TAXI family TRAP transporter solute-binding subunit: MTHPSGSNPGDDPDVPPKRKPQQRIVARFVAISWRDLALTIGPILLVCAAALYLAVRLIQPAPPSTLTIAAGPKGSSFWNAAQKYKTILARNRVTLDVLETQGSLDNLTRLEDPKSNVDVGFVQGGLSQPGAMHDTLESLGSVSYVPLAVFYRGAAVVNRLSELKGKRLAIGAEGSGSRVLALSLLKANGIEPGGDTQLLPLAGDEAAKALEAGQVDAVFLAGDSAQPPTMAKLLRTPGIRFMDFAQADAYARRFPYLTEIELPMGAFDFARNLPPHPVHMIAPTAELVARDSLHPALSDLLIEAAREVHGRANLMQRANEFPAPLAHEFRISDNAERYYKSGKSFLYRTLPFWVASLADRVLVLLVPLIVVLIPGLRLVPGLYRWRVKSRIYRWYGALIAIEREAISGPDTAQRDALLDRIDAIETAVNRMKMPLSFADQFYVLREHIGFVRERLAHVPVAPRDETRAPGEAPPDTSRVVSRADTEQGST; encoded by the coding sequence ATGACCCATCCTTCAGGAAGCAATCCGGGCGACGATCCGGACGTCCCGCCCAAACGCAAGCCGCAGCAGAGGATCGTCGCGCGCTTCGTTGCGATCTCCTGGCGCGATCTCGCGCTCACCATCGGCCCGATCCTGCTCGTCTGCGCGGCCGCGCTCTATCTCGCCGTGCGGCTGATCCAGCCCGCGCCGCCGAGCACGCTGACCATCGCGGCGGGTCCGAAAGGCAGTTCCTTCTGGAACGCCGCGCAGAAGTACAAGACGATTCTCGCGCGCAACCGCGTGACGCTCGACGTGCTGGAAACGCAAGGCTCGCTCGACAACCTGACGCGCCTCGAAGATCCGAAATCGAATGTCGATGTCGGCTTCGTGCAGGGCGGCCTCTCGCAGCCCGGCGCAATGCACGACACGCTCGAATCGCTCGGCAGCGTGTCGTACGTGCCGCTCGCGGTGTTTTACCGGGGCGCGGCGGTGGTGAACCGGCTCTCGGAACTGAAAGGCAAGCGGCTCGCGATCGGCGCGGAAGGCAGCGGCTCGCGCGTGCTCGCGCTGAGTCTCCTGAAGGCGAACGGCATCGAGCCGGGCGGCGACACGCAACTGCTGCCCCTCGCCGGCGACGAGGCCGCGAAGGCGCTCGAAGCCGGCCAGGTCGATGCAGTCTTCCTGGCAGGCGATTCCGCCCAGCCCCCGACCATGGCGAAACTGCTGCGCACGCCGGGCATCCGTTTCATGGATTTCGCCCAGGCCGACGCCTACGCGCGCCGTTTCCCGTACCTGACGGAGATCGAACTGCCGATGGGCGCGTTCGATTTCGCCCGCAACCTGCCGCCGCACCCGGTTCACATGATCGCGCCGACGGCCGAACTGGTCGCGCGCGACAGCCTGCACCCGGCGCTGTCCGATCTGCTGATCGAAGCGGCGCGCGAGGTGCACGGACGCGCCAATCTGATGCAGCGGGCGAACGAGTTTCCGGCGCCGCTCGCGCACGAATTTCGCATCAGCGACAACGCCGAGCGCTATTACAAGTCGGGCAAGAGCTTCCTGTACCGCACGCTGCCGTTCTGGGTCGCGAGTCTCGCGGATCGCGTGCTGGTGCTGCTGGTGCCGCTGATCGTGGTGCTGATTCCGGGCTTGCGGCTGGTGCCGGGGCTGTACCGGTGGCGCGTGAAATCGCGCATCTACCGATGGTATGGCGCGCTCATTGCGATAGAACGCGAAGCGATCAGCGGCCCGGACACCGCGCAGCGCGATGCCCTGCTCGATCGCATCGACGCCATCGAGACGGCTGTGAATCGCATGAAGATGCCGCTCTCGTTCGCCGACCAGTTTTACGTGCTGCGCGAGCACATCGGCTTCGTGCGGGAACGTCTGGCGCACGTGCCGGTGGCGCCGCGCGACGAAACCCGCGCGCCGGGCGAGGCGCCGCCAGATACGTCGCGTGTCGTATCGCGGGCAGACACGGAACAAGGCAGCACGTAA
- a CDS encoding 2-hydroxychromene-2-carboxylate isomerase has translation MSAPHSTSGGRPYFFFDFISPFSYLLLEQHEKWPDMPFELVPVQLMKLLDRWGQPHAATIPSKRVFTYRHALFRAEQLGIPFRMPPAHPFDPSKALRLAVLADGEISRVREIFRYIWREGRDPATPEGFRALCERVGMPDAQTRIEDEDIKAKLRDNNDRAVEMGVFGVPTFVVNDQIFWGEDTLPMVLYVARSPNWLDGTEVKRISALPIAPRDADFG, from the coding sequence ATGAGTGCCCCGCATTCGACCAGTGGTGGTCGGCCGTACTTTTTCTTCGACTTCATTTCGCCGTTTTCGTACTTGCTGCTGGAACAGCACGAAAAATGGCCGGACATGCCGTTCGAGCTGGTGCCGGTCCAGCTGATGAAGCTGCTCGACCGATGGGGCCAGCCGCACGCCGCGACGATTCCGTCCAAGCGCGTCTTCACGTACCGGCACGCGCTCTTTCGCGCGGAGCAACTGGGCATTCCGTTCAGGATGCCGCCCGCGCATCCGTTCGATCCGAGCAAGGCGCTAAGGCTCGCCGTGCTGGCCGATGGTGAAATCTCCCGCGTGCGGGAAATCTTCCGCTACATCTGGCGCGAGGGACGCGATCCCGCGACACCGGAAGGCTTTCGCGCGCTGTGCGAGCGCGTCGGCATGCCGGACGCGCAAACGCGCATCGAGGACGAGGACATCAAGGCGAAACTGCGCGACAACAACGACCGCGCCGTCGAGATGGGCGTGTTCGGCGTGCCCACCTTCGTCGTCAACGATCAGATTTTCTGGGGCGAGGACACGCTGCCGATGGTGCTCTACGTCGCGCGTTCGCCGAACTGGCTCGATGGCACTGAGGTAAAGCGCATCAGCGCGCTGCCGATCGCACCGCGCGACGCGGATTTCGGCTGA
- a CDS encoding LysR family transcriptional regulator: protein MNDPADSLDIWLIRVLRTLLLERSVTQTAQRLNQTQPAISTALRRLREILNDPILVRGKQGMVPTEYGESLLAPAQRALREVEFVATPHGDFDAASSRRTFRIAAPDYLNDFFMPTLVAAFRDAAPNARLEIESLNPMRDHERMLDEGEIDLMVANWTKPEPRFERQDLFSDVFVCLMRANHPLAREPLTVDRYALAAHLAPTPYSGGRRHPIDVGLARAGVRRRIVTTIPYFGLVPQVLLQSDLIFTAPRRFALHYAAMLPLAVLDSPVPFPRIKCYQLSLPQPDQPTDVAWLRTLMSSVSDSLTRKKTVADFSGDATAELGEVTK from the coding sequence ATGAACGATCCCGCCGACTCACTCGATATCTGGCTCATCCGCGTGCTGCGCACCCTGTTGCTGGAGCGCAGCGTCACGCAGACCGCGCAGCGGCTGAACCAGACGCAGCCGGCGATCAGCACCGCGCTGCGCCGCCTGCGCGAGATCCTGAACGACCCGATTCTCGTACGCGGCAAACAGGGCATGGTGCCGACCGAATACGGCGAGTCGCTGCTCGCGCCGGCGCAGCGGGCATTGCGCGAAGTCGAGTTCGTCGCGACGCCGCACGGCGATTTCGATGCCGCCAGTTCACGCCGCACCTTCCGCATCGCCGCACCCGATTATCTGAACGATTTCTTCATGCCGACGCTCGTCGCCGCCTTTCGCGACGCCGCGCCGAACGCGCGTCTGGAGATCGAATCGCTGAACCCGATGCGCGATCACGAGCGCATGCTCGACGAAGGCGAGATCGACCTGATGGTCGCCAACTGGACGAAGCCCGAGCCGCGCTTCGAACGCCAGGACCTGTTCTCCGATGTATTCGTCTGCCTGATGCGCGCGAACCATCCGCTCGCGCGCGAGCCGCTGACCGTCGACCGCTACGCGCTCGCCGCGCATCTCGCGCCGACGCCGTACAGCGGCGGCAGGCGTCATCCGATCGATGTCGGCCTGGCGCGCGCGGGTGTCAGGCGGCGCATCGTCACGACGATTCCCTACTTCGGCCTCGTGCCGCAGGTGTTGTTGCAGTCCGATCTCATCTTCACCGCGCCGCGCCGTTTCGCACTGCACTACGCGGCGATGCTGCCGCTCGCCGTGCTCGACTCGCCGGTGCCGTTTCCGCGCATCAAGTGCTATCAGCTTTCGCTGCCGCAGCCGGATCAGCCGACGGATGTCGCGTGGCTGCGCACGCTGATGTCGAGTGTGTCGGATTCGCTGACGCGCAAGAAGACCGTCGCGGACTTTTCGGGCGATGCGACCGCCGAACTGGGCGAGGTCACGAAGTAG